The genomic stretch TACAATTTGGAACAACAACAGAATGTCCAATGACGGATTCGCCCACACAGCCATAATCAGTTATAGCAATAACGGTCACGTTTTCAGTAACAGATGTAGGAATCAAATTCCAAGGAGTTATCGTAAACACAAGTGTTACTGAAACAGCAATAGCTAAAATTGCCATAAATTTTAACTGTGGAGTTTTTTGATTTGTTGTTTGTTGCATTTTTCCTTACTGTTAATTACACAGTATTGAATATAATCTAGAGGTAATTTTTTAACTAGTGCCAACTAAAATCAAACAAAAATAGTTTAAGGTAGTTTACAATCACATTTTTTATTTTTTAAAATGTTGATTTGCTCATTAATAGAATGAACAAAAGAATTCTGAATAGATTTACCAGTTGCTTTTTGTTTGTCAAGGGGACTTTTGTGCAAATATCCCCTAGAATTCATCTCTGAGACCAATTTTTCATGT from Nitrosopumilus sp. encodes the following:
- a CDS encoding pyrimidine dimer DNA glycosylase/endonuclease V is translated as MRIWDVSPDLLCRNHLLGEHRELHAMWSIITEKKKGYSKHPETLRWKGKLNALYLRHEKLVSEMNSRGYLHKSPLDKQKATGKSIQNSFVHSINEQINILKNKKCDCKLP